The Raphanus sativus cultivar WK10039 chromosome 2, ASM80110v3, whole genome shotgun sequence genome includes a region encoding these proteins:
- the LOC108838839 gene encoding protein EDS1B, translating to MALDALAGLSNDLITRSWMASNTTKPFHKEEEGNTVFFGFKSSFLEKDLFDPENESPFGETKMNREQFPCMRSIGNDVDATVNEAFLKNLQLLVSTSFPHSVKTVVDSMRSQRIVFTGHSSGGATAILATVWYLETYFTKQSGFFPEPLCLTFGAPLVGDYVFKHALGRENWSRFFVNFVTRFDIVPRIMLARKASTKQDLPRVLSQLDPRAGNQGNDQSITGFFATVMKDTATVAHQAVCKLIGNGEPFLKTLSSFLELSPYRPAGTFVFSTGTRLVSVSNSDAILQILFYASQSSNEQELILRPYQSISDHRSYEEMVHSMGMKVVSQLDLHHLPLNGEESALGDLGLSTRARQCVHAAFEAEKKRVDNQSKIDAKQPKIVEKLVWIEDEYKPKCLTHKIGYYDSFKESNEEKDFRANVIRAELAGIYDEVLGLVKEGQLPDGFEGRIEWIDLANRYRRLIEPLDISNYHRHLKNEDTGPYMIHGRPNRYKHSQRGYEHELLKAGRSAEEIKRSDCGSCFWAEVEELRRKEYDEARVKKLEELLEGWIRDKEVDEEHIFLEGSSFRKWWHSLPEVHRCGSSLRVRMG from the exons ATGGCGTTAGATGCTCTTGCCGGACTCAGTAATGATCTAATCACCCGATCATGGATGGCTTCGAACACGACTAAGCCTTTTCACAAGGAGGAAGAAGGCAATACCGTCTTTTTCGGTTTCAAATCATCTTTCTTGGAGAAAGATTTGTTTGATCCAGAGAATGAGTCTCCGTTTGGAGAAACTAAGATGAACCGTGAACAGTTCCCTTGTATGAGAAGCATTGGCAACGACGTTGACGCTACCGTTAACGAAGCTTTCCTCAAGAATCTTCAGCTTCTCGTTTCAACCTCATTTCCTCATTCA GTTAAAACGGTTGTCGACAGCATGAGAAGTCAACGGATAGTATTCACAGGACATTCTTCAGGAGGCGCAACTGCAATCTTAGCAACAGTTTGGTACTTGGAGACATACTTCACAAAGCAGAGCGGTTTCTTCCCGGAGCCTCTTTGTTTAACCTTTGGAGCTCCTTTGGTTGGTGACTATGTCTTCAAGCACGCTCTTGGGAGAGAGAACTGGAGCCGGTTCTTCGTGAACTTCGTCACAAGATTCGATATCGTCCCTCggataatgcttgctagaaaGGCATCAACAAAGCAAGATCTGCCTCGTGTTCTTAGCCAACTGGATCCTAGAGCTGGGAACCAAGGAAACGACCAGAGCATCACAGGGTTTTTCGCAACGGTGATGAAAGACACAGCGACTGTTGCACACCAAGCTGTCTGTAAACTGATTGGAAACGGAGAGCCGTTTTTGAAAACGCTTTCAAGTTTCCTTGAGCTGAGTCCTTATAGACCCGCAGGCACTTTTGTCTTCTCTACAGGGACGAGATTGGTTTCAGTGAGCAACTCAGACGCCATTCTTCAGATTCTGTTTTATGCTTCTCAGTCAAGCAACGAGCAGGAATTAATTCTAAGACCATATCAGAGCATAAGTGATCACCGTAGCTATGAGGAAATGGTACACTCGATGGGAATGAAAGTGGTTAGTCAATTAGATTTGCATCACTTGCCTTTGAATGGAGAAGAATCTGCCCTCGGTGACCTTGGACTG AGCACAAGAGCCAGACAATGCGTCCATGCTGCATTTGAGGCAGAGAAGAAACGAGTCGATAACCAAAGCAAGATAGACGCTAAGCAGCCTAAAATAGTAGAGAAGCTGGTATGGATAGAGGATGAATACAAGCCAAAGTGTCTAACTCATAAAATCGGGTACTATGATTCCTTCAAGGAATCTAATGAAGAGAAAGACTTCAGAGCAAACGTCATTAGAGCTGAGTTAGCTGGTATTTATGACGAGGTGCTCGGTCTAGTGAAAGAAGGACAACTTCCAGATGGGTTTGAGGGGCGCATTGAGTGGATAGATTTGGCAAATCGCTACCGTAGATTGATCGAACCACTTGATATTTCAAACTACCATAGGCACTTGAAGAACGAAGACACAGGGCCTTATATGATACATGGAAGACCAAACCGTTACAAACACTCTCAGAGAGGGTATGAGCATGAACTACTGAAGGCAGGCAGGAGTGCTGAAGAGATAAAGAGATCTGACTGTGGATCTTGCTTTTGGGCTGAGGTTGAAGAACTCAGGAGAAAAGAATATGATGAGGCAAGGGTTAAGAAACTAGAAGAGTTGCTTGAGGGATGGATCAGAGACAAGGAAGTAGATGAAGAAC